In Nicotiana tabacum cultivar K326 chromosome 19, ASM71507v2, whole genome shotgun sequence, one DNA window encodes the following:
- the LOC107787648 gene encoding uncharacterized protein LOC107787648, whose protein sequence is MSSDSNKRNDIAWNYAIQGSSRSAIKCVFCEKTYNSGITRHKQHLIGGFKNVVQCPLCPPEVREEVKAFVDKKNVTRTQMNFEASVNLIDEDDEMDEDGEMRPPPPKTHKISSNSSSGSSTTARTVTKGPLNLYFSAKQQEKGKGEEGLGLEAKKILRDCAVSAFAAWMYDAGLPFNCVNYKTFDKFIKAVGQYGPGMKPPSYHEVRVTHLKKEVKKIDQIIEEHKVEWNKFGCSIMMDKWTARNGKMIINVLVNSPRGSVFLESHDASNSSTDGSKMYSLFRKTIDKIGKENVVQIVTDNASENVSAGRMMEAMYPHIYWTPCAAHCINLMFGDIFKENPYASVFTKAVRVYSYISQRPLLLNLMRKFTNERNLVRPAKTRFATAFLTLHSFYLQKKKLRKLVLSNEWKDNRYAKEVAGKETAKVLISPSFWNDVVRALKVGGPLIKVLRMVDGERKPPMGYLYEAMDRAKETIAASFEGDVRKYEKVFEIIDIRWENQLHRPLHAAGHLLNPGLFYKNTRDETLASEVWIGYHACLEKLVPNSTTIDQIGEEFGRYSQAEGLFGLQAAIRARDIRSPVEWWKQFGHQTPNLQKFAIKVLSLTCSASGCERNWSVFEHIHSKKRNRLELSRLNDLVYIKYNRTLRRRYEARDTIDPILLDNIDEANEWLTGAPQNHEDEQVYEGDDLDWGTVSMAVGVEENIYGLRGSFSSYKGKGVASSSRSLIDENSEDEEDDSQYNANIHEVVEFENLEEE, encoded by the exons ATGTCATCCGATAGTAATAAACGAAATGATATAGCTTGGAATTATGCTATACAAGGCTCATCAAGATCCGCAATTAAATGTGTGTTTTGTGAAAAAACATATAATAGTGGGATAACTCGTCACAAGCAACATTTGATTGGTGGATTTAAAAATGTAGTACAATGTCCCCTTTGTCCGCCCGAGGTTAGGGAGGAAGTAAAAGCGTTTGTTGATAAGAAAAATGTGACAAGAACTCAAATGAATTTTGAAGCATCGGTGAATCtaattgatgaagatgatgaaatggatgAAGATGGTGAAATGAGACCTCCCCCCCCAAAAACTCATAAGATATCTTCAAATAGTTCTAGTGGGTCATCCACGACGGCACGTACAGTGACAAAAGGTCCTCTCAATCTTTATTTCTCGGCAAAACaacaagaaaagggaaaaggTGAAGAAGGTCTAGGTTTAGAagccaagaagattttgagagACTGCGCCGTAAGTGCCTTTGCAGCATGGATGTATGATGCAGGGCTTCCTTTCAACTGTGTTAACTACAAAACTTTTGATAAATTCATTAAAGCTGTAGGACAATATGGCCCAGGAATGAAGCCTCCTAGCTATCATGAAGTTAGAGTAACTCATCTTAAAAAAGAGGTGAAGAAGATAGACCAAATTATTGAGGAGCATAAAGTGgaatggaacaagtttggatgttccattatgatggataaatggACAGCACggaatggaaaaatgatcataaatgTGTTGGTGAACTCTCCAAGAGGGAGTGTTTTTCTTGAATCTCACGATGCTAGCAACTCTTCTACGGATGGAAGCAAAATGTACAGCTTGTTTAGAAAGACTATTGATAAAATTGGAAAGGAAAATGTTGTACAAATTGTTACAGATAATGCTAGTGAGAATGTTAGTGCGGGTAGGATGATGGAAGCTATGTATCCACACATTTATTGGACTCCATGTGCTGCCCATTGTATCAACTTGATGTTTGGTGACATATTCAAGGAAAACCCATATGCTTCAG TTTTCACTAAGGCCGTCAGGGTATATTCTTACATCAGTCAGAGGccgttgttgttgaatttgatgaGGAAATTCACAAATGAAAGAAATTTGGTGAGACCGGCCAAGACTAGATTTGCAACGGCTTTCTTAACTTTGCATAGTTTTTACttgcaaaagaaaaaattgagaAAGCTAGTTCTTTCAAATGAATGGAAAGATAATAGATATGCAAAggaagttgctggaaaagaaactGCCAAAGTTCTTATTTCTCCATCATTCTGGAATGACGTCGTTCGGGCTCTTAAAGTTGGTGGTCCTTTGATTAAGGTACTTCGTATGGTGGATGGGGAGAGAAAACCACCAATGGGCTATCTTTATGAGGCTATGGATAGAGCCAAAGAGACTATTGCAGCGTCATTTGAGGGAGATGTTagaaaatatgagaaagtttttGAGATAATTGATATCAGGTGGGAGAATCAACTCCATCGACCTTTGCATGCAGCAGGCCATCTTCTGAACCCGGGATTATTTTACAAGAACACTAGAGATGAAACTTTGGCTTCAGAGGTGTGGATTGGATACCATGCATGTCTTGAGAAGTTGGTCCCTAATTCAACGACGATAGATCAAATAGGGGAGGAGTTTGGTAGGTACTCACAAGCAGAGGGCCTATTTGGTTTACAAGCGGCCATTAGAGCCAGAGACATAAGGTCGCCAG ttGAATGGTGGAAGCAATTTGGACATCAAACTCCAAACTTGCAAAAGTTTGCCATCAAAGTACTAAGCCTAACTTGTAGTGCATCTGGATGCGAGAGAAATTGGAGCGTATTTGAGCAT ATTCACTCCAAGAAAAGGAATAGGCTTGAGCTATCGCGTCTCAATGATCTAGTGTATATTAAATACAATAGAACATTGAGGCGACGTTATGAAGCTCGCGATACCATTGATCCAATTTTGTTGGACAACATTGACGAGGCAAATGAATGGTTAACTGGAGCCCCCCAAAATCATGAAGATGAACAAGTGTATGAAGGAGATGATCTTGATTGGGGTACTGTTTCTATGGCGGTTGGAGTTGAGGAGAATATCTATGGTCTTAGAGGGAGTTTTTCAAGTTACAAGGGAAAGGGAGTAGCAAGTTCAAGCCGGTCCCTAATTGATGAAAACTccgaggatgaagaagatgatagcCAATATAATGCTAACATTCATGaagttgtagaatttgaaaatcttGAAGAAGAATAG